The Bos indicus x Bos taurus breed Angus x Brahman F1 hybrid chromosome 13, Bos_hybrid_MaternalHap_v2.0, whole genome shotgun sequence genome includes a region encoding these proteins:
- the LOC113902765 gene encoding antileukoproteinase-like, protein MKSSSLIVFLVIFASGFLMPWAVEGAPKQIGKRGVCPFIRPAMCFVYEPPECHSDWQCPKKQKCCQDVCGIKCMDPVDTSKPVKVTPGKCPVVTGHCESHKHVDDCQNDSHCLNGFKCCSGPCGNSCVLPVKDSTFPGQKH, encoded by the exons ATGAAGTCCAGCAGCCTTATCGTCTTCCTGGTGATATTTGCCTCTGGATTCCTGATGCCCTGGGCTGTGGAAGGTGCTCCCAAAC AAATAGGTAAACGTGGAGTCTGTCCTTTCATACGGCCTGCGATGTGCTTTGTATATGAACCCCCTGAATGCCACAGTGACTGGCAGTGTCCGAAGAAGCAGAAATGCTGCCAGGATGTTTGTGGCATCAAATGCATGGATCCTGTAGACACGTCAAAGCCAG TTAAAGTCACTCCTGGGAAGTGTCCAGTGGTCACCGGCCACTGTGAGAGTCACAAACATGTAGACGACTGCCAGAACGACAGCCACTGCCTGAATGGTTTCAAGTGCTGCAGCGGTCCGTGTGGGAATTCATGTGTCCTGCCGGTGAAAG ATTCAACCTTTCCAGGTCAAAAACATTAG